Proteins encoded together in one Prevotella scopos JCM 17725 window:
- a CDS encoding glycosyltransferase family 2 protein — protein MKKISFIIPLYNCEQYIQKCIESILSLPIPNSEKEILVVDDGSVDRGAEITQLFSQNHPEVRLIQQTNKGASTARNRGLEEAQGKWVWFVDADDQVIWDTTNSFPLESLLELEDTELICFNYKKEYSQALIEHTDYHSQENIDGVSYLYRHQSLYLWNKIFRRSSIINYRFVDGTKNIEDMYFDMKAIIDMKHVLCVPIYGYVYNQLNFNSTSRSRSLSNLRKLSDDTQTIHSLIKKDISVMTGEKKDVFQFLLNLSSVGYIYSLVTLYPIREIRKSLKEYRERGLYPIKKTGIKKYDLFLLFTNCSVGVVLCRILFLLRRL, from the coding sequence ATGAAAAAAATATCATTTATAATTCCGTTATATAATTGCGAACAATACATTCAGAAATGTATTGAATCAATCTTATCATTACCGATACCCAATTCTGAAAAGGAAATATTGGTAGTAGATGATGGCAGTGTTGATCGGGGTGCTGAAATAACTCAACTTTTCTCTCAGAATCATCCTGAGGTTAGACTGATTCAACAAACAAATAAAGGTGCTTCAACTGCTCGTAATCGTGGTTTAGAAGAAGCTCAAGGTAAATGGGTATGGTTTGTAGATGCCGATGATCAGGTTATTTGGGATACAACAAATAGTTTCCCATTAGAAAGTCTATTAGAATTGGAAGATACAGAACTTATCTGCTTTAATTATAAAAAAGAATATTCCCAAGCTTTAATAGAACATACAGATTATCATTCTCAAGAAAATATAGATGGTGTTAGCTATTTGTATCGACATCAAAGTCTGTATCTTTGGAATAAAATTTTTCGAAGAAGTTCAATAATTAATTATCGTTTTGTAGATGGTACGAAGAATATAGAGGATATGTATTTTGATATGAAAGCTATTATTGATATGAAACATGTGCTTTGTGTGCCAATTTATGGCTATGTTTATAATCAACTTAATTTTAATTCAACTTCACGGAGTAGATCATTATCTAATCTTAGGAAGTTGAGTGATGATACGCAGACAATTCATTCTCTTATTAAGAAGGATATTTCAGTTATGACTGGCGAAAAGAAAGATGTGTTTCAGTTTCTTCTCAATCTAAGTTCTGTCGGATATATTTATAGTTTGGTAACACTATATCCTATAAGGGAGATAAGAAAAAGCTTGAAAGAATATCGAGAGAGGGGATTATACCCTATTAAAAAAACTGGTATAAAAAAGTATGATCTTTTTCTGCTATTTACTAACTGTTCTGTTGGTGTAGTTCTTTGTAGAATTTTATTTTTATTACGCCGATTGTAA
- a CDS encoding glycosyltransferase family 2 protein, with protein MITVFTPTYNRGNLLNRLYQSLCKQIYKEFEWVIVDDGSRDNTASIVELIQKKHLRNEFSIRYFNKENGGKHTAINLGVKKAQGELFFIADSDDFLPADSLLIVHEEWDKIKHDDSFLGLSGVDADAKGNIIGSGLPKEYIDCHAWEISTVYKVTGDLKEVFRTEVLRQFPFPEIKGERFCPEVLVWFRMARHYKMRFLNRIIYIADYQPNGITSAISRLRMNSPIGSMLTYSELVHYPIPFKDKLRNSINYWRFRFCLTTKNKAGVSPNEVDIPKISGRWYFLAPIGYLMHLKDKRNI; from the coding sequence ATGATAACCGTATTTACTCCTACATACAATAGAGGTAATCTGTTAAACAGGCTATATCAGAGTCTTTGTAAACAAATATACAAAGAATTTGAATGGGTGATTGTTGATGATGGTAGTAGAGATAATACAGCTTCTATTGTCGAATTGATACAGAAAAAGCATTTAAGGAATGAGTTCTCAATCCGTTATTTTAATAAAGAGAATGGGGGGAAGCATACGGCAATTAACTTAGGAGTAAAGAAGGCACAGGGGGAGTTATTCTTTATAGCCGATAGTGACGATTTCTTACCAGCAGACTCTTTACTGATTGTTCATGAAGAATGGGATAAGATAAAACATGATGATTCTTTTCTTGGCTTGAGTGGTGTCGATGCAGATGCAAAAGGAAATATAATAGGTAGTGGTTTACCAAAAGAATACATTGATTGCCATGCCTGGGAGATCTCAACAGTTTATAAAGTTACAGGTGACTTAAAAGAGGTTTTCCGAACGGAAGTGTTACGCCAATTTCCTTTCCCTGAGATTAAAGGAGAAAGATTTTGTCCAGAGGTTTTAGTATGGTTTCGGATGGCACGGCATTACAAAATGAGATTTTTGAATCGTATTATTTATATCGCGGATTATCAACCAAATGGTATCACGTCAGCAATATCACGCTTACGGATGAATAGTCCTATAGGTAGTATGTTAACATACTCTGAATTGGTACATTATCCCATTCCTTTTAAGGATAAATTAAGAAATTCTATAAACTATTGGCGTTTTCGTTTTTGTTTAACAACTAAAAATAAAGCTGGTGTATCACCAAATGAAGTAGATATACCTAAAATCAGTGGGAGATGGTATTTCTTAGCACCAATAGGATATTTAATGCATCTTAAAGATAAAAGAAATATATAA
- a CDS encoding EpsG family protein, which translates to MAYYLVLFLFTAILAWAHNGETKVSKSFFFAFCLCIGLFVGLADMLGGYDRYIYSEVFERMHESISEGVVFSQSFLSFFGKEPVYGLINDLIAFFTPNRYVFILVYTLALYVVYAINFYKNTKNPFFALLIFEGLMFFFTFTYLRQVLAAGIIWLAIPYVTHRKFKKYLLFVMLATLIHNSAAYMILLYFIPRRKFEQKHIILFMLALLIFGVSGLTKYVFSISGDAINNAKIAGYANTAEFGFRIEYVIESALFLFILLTNYKKIGEDEYSLTMVNVYLMFCGLLLFFCKSSDGGRISWYCLLGVIVILEKLCRPKSAVPLKSFITLLCVVLFYRILSSWGILLYPYKTFLTPGIRQGDFIEELYEYDHTYDNDKLYNL; encoded by the coding sequence ATGGCTTACTATTTAGTTTTATTTCTTTTTACAGCTATTCTTGCATGGGCTCATAATGGTGAGACGAAAGTGTCTAAATCTTTCTTCTTCGCATTTTGCCTTTGTATCGGTCTGTTTGTTGGTTTAGCTGATATGTTAGGTGGATATGACCGATATATATACAGTGAGGTTTTCGAAAGAATGCACGAGAGTATAAGTGAAGGAGTGGTTTTCAGTCAATCGTTTCTGTCGTTTTTTGGCAAGGAGCCTGTTTATGGATTGATTAACGACCTTATTGCATTTTTTACCCCTAACCGATATGTCTTTATTTTAGTTTACACCTTGGCATTATATGTAGTGTATGCTATTAATTTCTATAAAAACACAAAGAATCCATTCTTTGCCCTTCTTATATTCGAAGGGTTGATGTTTTTCTTTACCTTTACTTATCTTCGCCAAGTATTAGCTGCTGGTATAATATGGTTAGCGATTCCTTATGTTACACATCGGAAGTTTAAGAAATACCTTTTGTTCGTGATGCTGGCAACGCTTATTCACAATTCTGCAGCGTATATGATACTTTTATATTTTATTCCAAGGCGGAAATTTGAACAAAAACATATAATCTTATTCATGTTAGCATTGTTGATTTTTGGCGTTAGTGGATTAACAAAATATGTCTTTTCAATCTCTGGAGATGCCATTAATAATGCAAAGATTGCAGGATATGCGAATACGGCTGAGTTTGGATTTAGAATCGAGTATGTAATTGAATCTGCGTTATTTCTTTTCATTCTATTGACAAATTATAAAAAGATTGGCGAAGATGAATATTCATTGACTATGGTTAATGTATATTTGATGTTTTGTGGGCTTCTACTTTTCTTTTGTAAGTCGTCTGATGGTGGACGCATTTCATGGTACTGTTTATTAGGAGTTATTGTTATATTAGAAAAACTTTGCAGACCAAAATCAGCAGTTCCATTAAAAAGTTTCATAACACTTTTGTGTGTTGTCCTTTTCTATCGAATACTCTCGTCATGGGGGATATTACTCTACCCATACAAGACATTCCTTACTCCAGGAATCAGACAAGGTGATTTCATAGAAGAATTGTATGAGTATGACCATACATATGACAATGATAAATTGTATAATTTATGA
- a CDS encoding glycosyltransferase family 4 protein, which produces MRKIVFWMPRACMEPAGGFKIVFEYANRLAKDGFPVEIVYPMIHYGARYDWKHAIAYRLIFLWRLIFKSYKPAKWFHIEDSIRQRWLWKLENYQLKEPAVIVATAIETAYSLQNYQSKYLEGKFNFIQGFENWSFTDEQVIQSYHFPIKKIVISTWLKDIVNSCGEKSVFIPNGFDFTFFNVKNPITDRNEYEVICMYHTSALKDFSTASKAFDIVKEKHPQLHVTLFGVFDKPDLPVWYDYYQRPEKELFNKLYNNAAIYVGSSQVEGWGLTVGEAMQCGCAVVCTDNKGYLEMAKDGETALVSPVKDPQALAKNIIRLIEDDQLRHTIAMNGNKFIYEFDIEKSYLKLKKFLNEIN; this is translated from the coding sequence ATGAGAAAGATAGTTTTTTGGATGCCTCGTGCGTGTATGGAACCAGCAGGTGGCTTTAAAATAGTTTTTGAATATGCTAATAGACTTGCCAAAGACGGTTTTCCTGTAGAAATAGTATATCCAATGATTCATTATGGGGCAAGGTATGATTGGAAGCATGCAATAGCTTACCGACTTATTTTCCTTTGGCGACTCATTTTTAAATCGTATAAGCCTGCCAAATGGTTTCATATAGAGGATTCCATTCGACAGAGATGGTTATGGAAACTTGAAAATTATCAGCTAAAAGAACCAGCGGTTATAGTTGCTACTGCTATAGAGACAGCATACAGCTTGCAGAATTATCAAAGTAAATACTTAGAAGGCAAATTTAATTTTATTCAGGGATTTGAGAACTGGAGTTTTACGGATGAACAAGTAATACAAAGTTATCATTTTCCAATAAAGAAAATTGTAATTTCAACGTGGCTTAAAGATATAGTAAATAGTTGTGGTGAAAAATCCGTTTTTATACCTAATGGATTTGATTTTACTTTCTTTAATGTAAAGAATCCGATAACGGATAGGAATGAATATGAAGTTATTTGTATGTATCATACCAGTGCTCTAAAGGATTTTTCAACAGCTTCTAAAGCCTTTGATATTGTAAAAGAAAAACACCCTCAGTTACACGTAACATTATTTGGCGTATTTGATAAACCAGATTTACCTGTGTGGTATGATTATTACCAACGCCCAGAAAAAGAACTCTTTAACAAGTTGTATAATAATGCTGCAATCTATGTTGGTTCAAGTCAGGTTGAAGGCTGGGGATTAACAGTGGGTGAAGCGATGCAATGTGGGTGTGCCGTTGTTTGTACAGATAACAAAGGTTATTTAGAAATGGCAAAAGATGGTGAAACTGCACTTGTCTCTCCAGTAAAAGATCCTCAAGCATTAGCTAAGAATATCATAAGATTGATAGAGGATGATCAGTTACGTCATACTATAGCAATGAATGGGAATAAATTTATTTATGAATTTGATATAGAGAAATCATATCTGAAACTAAAGAAATTTTTGAATGAAATTAACTAA
- a CDS encoding glycosyltransferase family 2 protein, whose translation MKLTNIINISVSIIIVNYRTPSLTLACIDSIYAHTKGVDFEVIVVDNHSEDDSVERLSKDNRIILIESLRNGGFGYGNNLGMKVARGKYFFLLNSDTLLVNNAIKEFYDYAESHEPKTLYGCYLIGDDGTYRGSFHYFPALTIGAFFRRLFRKQNYTPDYTDKEVECICGADMFIPRTAIEECGGFDENIFLYGEEGELQFRMAKAGYKRMLLSSPKIIHLEGKSLEQSETKRKIKLKSHFYVLKKYMCYPTYLLARTYYYIRG comes from the coding sequence ATGAAATTAACTAATATTATAAATATATCTGTAAGCATAATTATTGTAAATTACAGAACACCTTCTTTAACATTGGCGTGTATAGACAGCATTTATGCTCATACAAAGGGTGTTGATTTTGAAGTAATTGTTGTAGATAATCACTCAGAAGATGATTCTGTTGAACGTTTAAGCAAAGATAATAGGATTATACTTATTGAAAGTTTACGGAATGGTGGCTTTGGATATGGAAATAATCTTGGGATGAAAGTTGCACGTGGAAAATATTTCTTTCTATTAAACTCTGATACGCTTTTGGTAAACAATGCAATAAAAGAATTTTATGATTATGCCGAAAGTCATGAACCTAAAACTCTCTATGGTTGTTATCTTATAGGAGATGATGGTACATATCGTGGGTCTTTTCATTATTTCCCTGCATTAACTATTGGGGCTTTTTTCAGAAGACTTTTTCGTAAACAAAATTATACGCCAGACTATACGGATAAGGAAGTAGAATGTATTTGTGGAGCTGATATGTTTATTCCTCGTACTGCGATAGAAGAATGTGGAGGTTTTGATGAGAATATTTTTCTTTATGGGGAAGAGGGAGAATTACAATTTCGTATGGCAAAAGCCGGCTATAAGCGTATGTTACTCTCTTCACCCAAGATAATTCATCTTGAAGGGAAAAGTTTAGAACAGTCAGAGACGAAAAGGAAGATTAAACTTAAAAGTCATTTTTATGTTCTGAAAAAATATATGTGTTATCCAACTTACTTGTTGGCAAGAACATATTATTACATAAGAGGATGA
- a CDS encoding glycosyltransferase: MKVYIDPRTEYRYTSFYRLGLYKLFGKDKIIYSVNPFEDLKITNASQYGCGMEVVFDNENGKITKVYFDIKDVAEIEKDKYDWCDIYSKVNIEFGDLEKYEKLFVPGPNFGIRNHSLVGLLSFGLLNYYRGKSSSFQSLRRYMHDYFYIYVRRRPIKYYEDFVEVKSNYVFHASTLWYNQFAKDCTNLYRGEFLKSCQRAGMEIEGGLYYLKDDPAVLSEMPDYPYYEEIYKNFLYEKRLSMDDYIRKTKESVVVFNTPSVCGCHGWKLGEYLCMGKAIISSPLLREMPGEGLIHGKNIHFVNSPEEIYDAVIKINTDEDYRKHLEEGARRYYEEWIAPEVVIKRLLEKVGEKV; this comes from the coding sequence ATGAAGGTTTATATTGATCCAAGAACAGAATACAGATATACCTCATTTTATAGGTTAGGTTTATATAAACTTTTTGGGAAAGATAAAATAATATATTCCGTTAATCCATTTGAAGATTTAAAGATTACAAATGCAAGTCAATATGGTTGTGGAATGGAGGTAGTGTTTGATAATGAAAATGGTAAAATAACGAAAGTTTATTTTGATATTAAGGACGTAGCTGAAATTGAAAAAGACAAATATGATTGGTGTGATATCTATTCTAAAGTCAATATAGAGTTTGGAGATTTAGAGAAATATGAAAAATTATTTGTTCCAGGTCCTAATTTTGGCATAAGGAATCATTCTCTTGTAGGTTTATTATCATTCGGCTTGTTAAATTATTATCGTGGAAAATCCTCGTCTTTTCAATCATTAAGGCGATATATGCACGATTACTTCTATATTTATGTGCGCCGTCGCCCTATTAAATATTATGAAGATTTTGTAGAAGTAAAATCTAATTATGTTTTTCACGCATCAACATTATGGTATAATCAATTTGCCAAAGATTGTACCAATCTTTATCGAGGGGAATTTTTGAAATCTTGTCAACGTGCGGGAATGGAAATCGAAGGTGGCTTGTACTACTTAAAAGATGACCCTGCTGTTTTGTCTGAGATGCCTGACTATCCTTATTATGAAGAAATATATAAGAACTTTCTATATGAAAAACGTCTTTCAATGGATGATTATATCCGAAAGACAAAAGAGAGCGTTGTCGTTTTCAATACACCAAGTGTTTGCGGTTGTCATGGTTGGAAGTTAGGTGAATATCTATGTATGGGAAAGGCTATTATATCTTCTCCACTTCTCCGTGAAATGCCAGGAGAAGGTCTTATACACGGAAAGAATATTCATTTTGTCAACTCTCCTGAAGAAATATATGATGCAGTGATAAAGATTAATACTGATGAAGATTACCGAAAGCATTTAGAGGAAGGAGCAAGGCGTTATTATGAAGAATGGATTGCCCCAGAGGTTGTTATAAAGCGGTTGTTGGAGAAAGTAGGTGAAAAGGTCTGA
- a CDS encoding glycosyltransferase family 4 protein, with protein MRILQVITSLDMGGAETLVVNLIPRLQALGNTVDLCIFDCTETPLTKRLKSECPQTKIYALGHGVYNPLYICKLAKIMKNYDVVHTHNSSPQLFVAIANMFVRTKLVSTEHNTSNRKRNWKWYRPIESWMYGRYNHVICISKIAEEKLREYMGGEWLDKSSNKYKMITTINNGIDVGAISKAIPCKELLDLKENRKSILMVAGFRKQKNQDTIIRALTLLDKEKYEIWFAGIGERMEEVKQLALSLGISERVRFLGLRTDIPNVLRAADVIVMSSHWEGLSLSNVEGMSAHKPFIASDVNGLKEVTKGYGILFPHEDAKALAEEINRLASDEAYYNEIAERCYNRALEFDISNTVNGYADVYKAVLK; from the coding sequence ATGAGAATTTTACAAGTCATAACATCTTTGGATATGGGTGGAGCTGAAACGTTGGTGGTTAATTTGATACCAAGATTACAGGCTTTGGGAAATACGGTGGATTTATGTATCTTTGATTGTACGGAAACACCACTGACCAAACGATTAAAATCTGAATGTCCACAGACGAAGATTTACGCATTAGGGCATGGGGTTTATAATCCTCTCTATATATGTAAATTGGCAAAGATTATGAAAAACTATGATGTTGTTCATACGCACAATTCTTCACCACAACTTTTTGTTGCAATCGCCAATATGTTTGTTCGCACGAAACTTGTATCTACGGAACATAACACCTCAAATCGGAAACGGAACTGGAAATGGTACCGTCCTATAGAAAGCTGGATGTATGGAAGATACAATCATGTGATTTGTATCAGTAAGATCGCAGAAGAGAAATTAAGGGAATATATGGGAGGTGAATGGCTTGATAAATCATCAAATAAGTACAAGATGATTACAACCATTAATAATGGTATAGACGTTGGAGCCATATCCAAAGCCATCCCTTGTAAGGAGCTATTAGACCTAAAGGAAAATCGTAAGTCTATCTTGATGGTGGCTGGATTCCGAAAGCAAAAGAACCAAGATACTATTATTAGGGCTTTAACCTTATTAGATAAAGAAAAATACGAGATTTGGTTTGCTGGTATAGGTGAACGGATGGAGGAAGTAAAACAATTAGCTCTTTCTTTAGGTATTAGTGAGCGAGTTAGATTCTTAGGCTTACGTACCGATATTCCAAATGTCCTGAGAGCAGCAGATGTGATTGTGATGTCTTCTCATTGGGAGGGATTAAGTCTTAGTAATGTAGAAGGGATGAGTGCGCATAAACCTTTTATTGCTTCAGATGTTAATGGCTTGAAAGAGGTTACTAAGGGATATGGTATTCTTTTCCCACATGAGGATGCAAAGGCATTGGCAGAAGAAATTAACCGATTAGCAAGTGATGAAGCTTATTATAACGAAATTGCAGAACGCTGTTATAATAGAGCCTTGGAGTTTGATATTAGCAACACCGTTAATGGTTATGCTGATGTTTATAAGGCTGTCTTGAAATAA
- a CDS encoding glycosyltransferase family 4 protein: MEANQRKKIIRVTTADISLDGLLKGQLKFLNQYFEVIGVAKDTGVLKEVSKREGIRVVDAPLERPISLLKDIKGLWFLYRLFRKEKPWCVHTNTPKGSLLAMIAAWFACVPHRVYTVTGLRYQGAHGILRNILKGMEVCTCFFANKVVPEGNGVKQILQEDHITKKELNVILNGNINGVDIDYFSPDHFTAETRINGKPYTGSKEDIRKDLNLSKDDFVFIFIGRIVGDKGMNELSDSMKRFQKEGKNVKLLLVGRFETELDPLKSGNEDFLRNNPDVRFVGYQRDVRPFFVAADILVFPSYREGFPNVVLQAGAMGLPSIVTNINGCNEIIKEGQNGKIFPSKDTDALFKEMNWCIENKDLIKVMASQSRKMIVDRFRQEEVWKATLKEYEKLEK; encoded by the coding sequence TTGGAAGCAAATCAAAGAAAAAAAATTATTCGCGTAACAACAGCAGATATCTCTTTGGATGGTTTACTGAAAGGGCAGCTGAAGTTTTTGAACCAATACTTTGAGGTTATTGGTGTTGCAAAAGATACAGGTGTTCTGAAGGAAGTTAGTAAACGAGAGGGAATTCGTGTTGTGGATGCTCCCTTGGAACGCCCTATCAGTTTGTTAAAGGATATCAAAGGGCTTTGGTTCTTGTATCGTCTGTTTCGTAAGGAGAAGCCATGGTGTGTCCATACTAATACTCCCAAGGGAAGTCTTTTGGCAATGATAGCAGCATGGTTTGCATGCGTTCCGCATAGAGTTTATACCGTCACTGGCTTACGTTATCAAGGAGCTCATGGAATTCTTAGAAATATTCTAAAAGGGATGGAAGTTTGTACTTGTTTTTTTGCAAATAAAGTTGTTCCCGAAGGAAATGGAGTAAAGCAAATTCTGCAGGAGGATCATATAACAAAAAAGGAGTTGAACGTTATTCTGAATGGAAATATAAATGGAGTTGATATTGACTACTTTTCTCCAGACCATTTTACAGCAGAAACAAGAATAAACGGAAAGCCATATACAGGAAGTAAAGAAGATATTCGTAAAGACTTAAATCTTAGTAAAGATGATTTTGTTTTTATTTTCATAGGGCGAATCGTTGGTGATAAGGGTATGAATGAACTATCTGATTCTATGAAACGTTTTCAAAAAGAAGGTAAGAATGTAAAGTTACTTCTTGTTGGACGTTTTGAAACAGAACTCGACCCTTTGAAGAGTGGTAATGAGGATTTTCTTAGAAATAATCCAGATGTACGTTTTGTTGGCTATCAAAGAGATGTACGTCCATTCTTTGTTGCAGCAGATATTTTAGTTTTTCCAAGCTATCGAGAGGGTTTTCCTAATGTAGTGTTACAAGCTGGTGCAATGGGACTACCATCTATTGTAACTAACATCAATGGATGTAATGAGATTATCAAAGAAGGACAGAATGGTAAAATATTCCCTTCTAAAGATACAGATGCATTATTTAAGGAAATGAATTGGTGTATAGAAAATAAAGATCTTATAAAGGTGATGGCTTCACAGTCTCGTAAAATGATAGTTGATAGATTTCGACAAGAAGAGGTTTGGAAGGCAACGCTCAAAGAATACGAAAAACTTGAAAAGTAG
- a CDS encoding glycosyltransferase family 8 protein, which yields MKSDNLHIAISSDANYAKLVSILLVSLFDNNKWANCITVHLLSNNIDEESIKQIERHIPCGQGFLNVYDISDINSRLKVRVPPTISISSYSRLFLSSLLSSDIDKVIYMDVDAIVSGSLEKLWNTDMKDYQIAGVLDDVSLYAKKAIGLSFDTAYVNAGFLVLNIKQWREDDIEAKILDYLIAHNGKVFHHDQGLINAVCIRKMILSVNYNMVTNFFVFPYHSFKQQPFYSEEEMEDGKKHPIFIHFTAGVANRPWMENCKHPLKDIFLKYKARSLYKNVPLEKDSRSTKLKILASLYYHCKPLYYFSLKLRSLVESRI from the coding sequence ATGAAATCAGATAATCTTCATATAGCAATATCTTCTGACGCTAATTATGCCAAATTAGTTTCAATATTACTTGTCTCACTCTTTGATAATAATAAGTGGGCGAATTGTATAACAGTACATCTTTTGTCTAATAATATAGACGAAGAAAGTATAAAGCAGATTGAAAGACATATTCCTTGTGGTCAAGGTTTCTTAAATGTGTATGATATAAGTGATATTAACAGTCGTTTAAAGGTTAGGGTGCCGCCTACAATTTCGATATCATCATACTCTAGATTATTTCTTTCTTCTCTTTTATCTAGTGACATAGATAAAGTTATCTATATGGATGTGGATGCAATTGTTTCGGGGAGTTTAGAAAAACTTTGGAATACTGATATGAAAGATTATCAAATAGCTGGTGTTTTGGATGATGTTTCGCTATATGCAAAAAAAGCTATCGGGTTGTCTTTTGATACTGCATATGTAAATGCAGGCTTTCTTGTGCTTAATATTAAGCAATGGAGAGAGGACGATATTGAAGCAAAAATATTAGATTATCTTATAGCACATAATGGCAAAGTTTTTCATCACGATCAAGGGTTGATTAATGCAGTGTGTATACGTAAAATGATATTATCTGTGAATTATAATATGGTAACTAATTTCTTCGTTTTCCCTTATCATAGCTTTAAGCAGCAGCCATTCTATTCTGAAGAAGAAATGGAGGATGGAAAAAAGCATCCGATATTTATTCATTTTACAGCAGGTGTCGCTAATCGCCCATGGATGGAAAATTGTAAGCATCCTTTAAAGGACATTTTCCTTAAGTATAAAGCAAGATCTTTATATAAAAATGTTCCGTTAGAAAAGGACTCACGTTCGACTAAACTTAAGATACTTGCAAGTCTGTACTATCATTGCAAACCACTATATTACTTTAGTCTCAAGCTTCGTTCTTTGGTGGAAAGTAGAATATAG
- a CDS encoding glycosyltransferase family 2 protein — protein MEIKLVTYIIPIYNVSDYIVKSVRSLLEQSYSNIEYIFINDCSSDDSEIKLRRTIEEFPERCDNIKIITNKQNLGSATSRNIGLDTAQGEYVMFADSDDWIFMDYVESMVRQIDSGNYDIVYCDYFESYNNHDIRISQAYGQDNIECIRAMLGRGMHGSTCNKIYRRSFLLASKQRFIDGADLFEDVSWNIRLFSCTKQISYLSQAFYHYVQYNNNSIIKSMSSTEKKRNRALQRIENVRVACDYLLSLGFSAHLGREINEWKLMAKNDLIDEKDRSSLQSWIEIFPEADSAIISCNKITWNYKLLLLSLHYKRIWLYNLQRTIMRKLR, from the coding sequence ATGGAAATTAAATTAGTTACATATATTATCCCTATCTATAATGTCTCAGACTATATCGTAAAGTCAGTGCGGAGTCTTTTGGAGCAAAGTTATAGTAATATAGAGTATATTTTTATCAATGATTGCTCCTCGGATGACAGCGAAATAAAGCTACGTAGAACTATTGAAGAATTTCCTGAGCGGTGTGATAATATTAAAATTATTACGAACAAACAGAACCTTGGCTCTGCTACAAGTCGCAATATAGGTTTAGATACAGCACAAGGTGAATATGTCATGTTTGCTGATAGTGATGATTGGATTTTTATGGATTATGTGGAATCTATGGTTCGCCAAATAGATTCTGGTAATTATGATATTGTATATTGTGACTATTTTGAAAGCTATAATAATCATGACATTCGTATCAGCCAAGCTTATGGTCAAGATAATATAGAATGTATTCGTGCAATGTTAGGTAGAGGGATGCATGGGTCTACTTGTAATAAGATTTATAGAAGGTCTTTCCTGTTAGCATCCAAACAAAGATTCATAGATGGGGCAGACCTTTTTGAAGATGTAAGTTGGAATATTCGTTTATTTTCTTGTACGAAACAAATCTCTTATCTTTCTCAGGCTTTCTATCACTACGTTCAGTATAATAATAATTCTATTATTAAGAGCATGTCTTCAACTGAAAAGAAACGAAACAGAGCCTTGCAGCGTATTGAGAATGTAAGAGTTGCTTGTGACTATCTATTATCTTTAGGGTTTTCTGCACATTTAGGTCGTGAAATAAATGAATGGAAGTTGATGGCAAAAAATGATTTGATAGATGAGAAGGATAGGAGTTCTTTGCAAAGTTGGATAGAAATATTTCCTGAAGCAGATTCTGCGATTATTAGTTGCAACAAGATAACGTGGAACTATAAACTTCTGTTATTGTCATTACACTATAAACGTATTTGGCTCTATAACCTTCAAAGGACTATAATGCGTAAATTAAGATGA